A genomic segment from Acyrthosiphon pisum isolate AL4f chromosome A3, pea_aphid_22Mar2018_4r6ur, whole genome shotgun sequence encodes:
- the LOC100166529 gene encoding rho GTPase-activating protein 100F isoform X1 — MVTTRVASTNKRSSAAMLCCARKKGRDRAQDLTTTSRHGQQPLPAGTKTKDALPVVLQSDFRKLSGISKEDFRLIDTIENEYDATTAAALDAVQRRGEMVVRILDPRIHLTKTATDAAKKFLMLQDSNHIVNLVEIIKRPGQTLGLYIREGNGINRHDGLFISRLALESAVYNSGCIQVGDEVLAVNLVDVTRKAVDEVVIIMSIPRRLVLALRQTRGIHRASVNASLASAMPSHQPPVVVIKKDLSRESDDQHDDDDDDMHMKSYMTTGRVNQRNKENMHEQRQRESRGRSQSQLALDSNGDISGDLYYNSRPPESRRQASTLDRRNNWSYQPPHPPISNEQPKPQHFQPFDKAYPKTLESLAEKVHPFCPGGQSSTGRRMSATTTQQQYRRNNIPRSGSDQYLPRSEYDYGNRPYRQSQTLMRSGLRSSAGAGSGTRLVSQYSQGSSRTLPRHLDYASDTEATKVTSTSPYYYRGSSQISGVSNISRLQGSSTISRSNSLRSNSLPRDIRTPRTPLSSLNTSLRGSLRRYNTQDNPKISSSLLSDHEDSDGNLSAPEFQMRRKNRLVSSPSVFTADEYRAWMSRAPSTSAIYDRIRNVCDPSLKQQKVQRFTFSAENLPERTRHSELMSYSGTNADLRPFRGLGSPALPSATTSTLDRHTRTSSLRRIRHLLELEAKHLGRRSPSSTSDLQADRARVLEINPAEFLKYKFEKTTVDNAPPISGLLWVHLLAGRGLRATPTTVLPGQPTNVMAATGSSRDLYCVLECDRVHKARTVVRTGDLVFDWDETFELDLLSNKELDFLIYSWDQQYRHKLCYKGSVHLASLVRDSPVHQLALKIEPRGTLYLRLRHTDPYQTFIRKTLRTSTTLPPRTKTAGLFGIDLESVVTRESGAISSSLSSLAQAPATASVPVIVRRCIEEVERRGLDIIGLYRLCGSASKKRILREAFERNPRTVDLSPDNVPDINVITGVLKDYLRELPEPLFTRCLYQMLLDALTVLLPDDPQANAKLMLSILDCLPKLNRATLTYIMDHLALVVSQSPRNKMSAQNLSICLAPVLMVQSEAKEKPIDFQQPVNVLRYLLEIWPPKSVRECLPPSVVNGVTRPPPLPAKPSCVPAVPTRRAPPPVIVASPTSDTATSDDDDDDDDGHGHGHDGTAIEPPQIPARSNAHRLTKVAAPEPDENAAETPSSSTGTEDSQRDVAERAAEADEESCGEEQLERRPRGLQNANTAIKHNANNNNNNNNNNSNNNNNRQ; from the exons ggCCGTGATCGAGCTCAAGACTTGACCACAACATCCAGACATGGCCAACAGCCATTGCCCGCTGGGACAAAAACTAAAGATGCACTGCCAGTGGTCTTACAGAGTGATTTTCGAaaa ttaagtGGAATTAGTAAAGAAGATTTTCGATTAATCGACACCATTGAAAATGAGTATGATGCAACTACAGCAGCGGCACTTGATGCAGTACAACGTAGAGGTGAAATGGTTGTCCGAATACTGGACCCGAGAATTCACCTCACTAAAACTGCTACAGATGCGGCTAAAAAATTTCTCATGCTTCAA GATTCTAACCATATAGTTAATCTAGTTGAGATAATTAAGAGACCTGGACAGACTTTAGGGTTGTACATTCGGGAAGGTAACGGTATAAATCGTCACGATGGTCTATTCATTTCTAGATTAGCACTAGAGTCGGCGGTATATAATAGTGGATGCATACAG gttgGTGATGAAGTATTAGCTGTAAACCTAGTTGACGTTACAAGAAAAGCCGTAGACGAGGTTGTGATAATTATGTCAATACCTAGACGACTGGTATTAGCTTTAAGACAAACAAGAGGTATTCATCGAGCTTCAGTGAATGCTTCATTGGCTTCTGCCATGCCTAGTCACCAACCTCCAGTTGTTGTGATTAAAAAGGATCTAAGTAGAGAATCAGATGACCAAcatgatgatgacgatgatgatatGCATATGAAATCATATATGACTACAGG tagagTAAATCaaagaaataaagaaaacatGCACGAACAACGACAAAGAGAATCTAGAGGAAGATCACAATCTCAACTTGCCTTGGATTCAAATGGCGATATTTCTGGAGATCTCTACTACAATTCACGACCTCCAGAATCAAGAAGACAAGCATCTACG ttgGATCGTCGTAATAATTGGTCATATCAACCTCCTCATCCTCCAATTTCTAATGAACAACCCAAACCTCAGCATTTTCAGCCATTCGATAAAGCATATCCTAAAACTTTAGAATCATTAGCTGAAAAGGTACATCCATTTTGTCCAGGTGGACAATCCTCAACTGGCAGAAGAATGTCAGCAACAACTACACAACAACAATATCGCCGTAATAATATTCCAAGATCTGGTTCAGATCAGTATCTACCTAGATCTGAATATGATTATGGAAACA GACCATATCGACAATCGCAAACACTAATGAGATCCGGACTTAGAAGTAGTGCTGGCGCTGGATCCGGTACACGTTTAGTTTCACAATACTCGCAAGGTTCGTCTAGAACATTACCAAGACACCTAGATTATGCATCAGACACTGAAGCAACCAAAGTAACTTCTACATCTCCATATTACTATAGAGGTTCTTCGCAAATATCAG gtgtTTCAAATATATCGAGATTGCAGGGCAGTTCCACAATATCTAGAAGTAATTCTTTAAGATCAAATTCACTTCCAAGAGATATTCGTACCCCGCGAACCCCACTTTCATCTCTTAACACGAG CTTGAGAGGTAGTTTGAGGCGATACAATACACAGGACAATCCTAAAATATCATCTTCTCTGTTAAGTGATCACGAAGATAGTGACGGTAATCTTAGTGCTCCCGAGTTTCAAATGAGGCGCAAAAATCGATTGGTTAGCTCTCCTAGTGTATTTACAGCTGATGAATATAGAGCGTGGATGAGTAGAGCACCATCTACCAGTGCTATTTATGATCGTATACGTAACGTTTGCGATCCAtcattaaaacaacaaaaagtaCAAAGATTCACATTTAGCGCTGAAAACCTACCAGAAAGAACTAGGCATTCGGAATTGATGAGTTATTCCGGAACTAATGCAGATTTAAGACCATTTAGAGGTCTAGGATCTCCAGCATTACCTTCAGCAACAACATCGACATTAGACAGACATACTAGAACGTCGTCATTAAGAAGAATTCGACATCTTTTAGAACTTGAAGCTAAACATTTAGGTCGACGTAGTCCATCGTCCACTTCAGATCTACAAGCTGACAGAGCTAGAGTATTGGAAATTAATCCAGCTG agTTCTTAAAATACAAGTTTGAAAAAACTACAGTAGACAATGCCCCACCTATAAGTGGTTTATTATGGGTACATCTACTGGCTGGCAGAGGTCTCAGAGCGACTCCCACTACCGTATTACCAGGTCAACCAACAAATG TTATGGCGGCCACTGGTAGTTCGAGAGACTTGTATTGCGTTTTGGAGTGCGACCGCGTGCACAAAGCTAGAACTGTGGTGCGCACTGGTGATCTTGTCTTTGATTGGGATGAAACATTTGAATTAGATCTACTATCAAATAAAGAATTAGACTTTTTAATATACTCATGGGACCAACAATATAGGCACAAGTTATGCTACAAAGGATCTGTACATCTGGCGTCTTTAGTTAGAGATAGTCCCGTACATCAATTAGCTTTAAAAATTGAACCTCGGGGTACATTATATTTACGGTTAAGGCACACCGATCCTTACCAGACTTTCATCAGAAAAACTTTAAGAACTTCAACCACGCTACCGCCGAGAACGAAAACTGCTGGACTATTTG gtATTGATCTTGAGTCAGTAGTCACTCGTGAAAGTGGCGCAATTTCCAGTTCTTTATCTTCATTAGCACAAGCACCAGCCACAGCATCCGTACCAGTCATTGTTCGGAGGTGTATTGAAGAGGTCGAACGCAGGGGCTTAGACATTATTGGCCTTTATCGACTTTGTGGGTCCGCTTCTAAGAAACGGATTCTTCGAGAAGCTTTCGAACGTAATCCGAGAACTGTGGATTTATCGCCGGACAACGTGCCCGATATTAACGTAATCACAG GTGTCTTAAAAGACTATTTGAGAGAACTTCCCGAACCACTCTTCACTCGTTGTCTATACCAAATGCTTCTTGATGCGCTGACGGTATTGTTGCCAGACGATCCACAGGCCAACGCCAAATTGATGTTATCGATTTTAGATTGCCTGCCAAAGTTGAATAGa gCTACGTTGACATATATTATGGACCATCTGGCACTTGTCGTGTCACAATCCCCGCGAAACAAGATGTCAGCACAAAATTTGTCTATATGTCTAGCTCCTGTATTAATGGTCCAAAGCGAGGCGAAAGAAAAACCTATCGATTTCCAACAGCCCGTGAACGTGTTACGATATTTATTAGAGATTTGGCCACCTAAATCAG TTCGGGAGTGTTTGCCGCCGTCGGTCGTCAACGGCGTTACTCGGCCCCCGCCGCTGCCCGCGAAGCCATCCTGCGTGCCCGCTGTGCCAACAAGGCGCGCCCCGCCGCCCGTAATTGTAGCGTCGCCGACCAGTGACACGGCCACGtctgacgacgacgacgacgacgacgatggccACGGCCACGGCCACGACGGGACGGCCATCGAACCGCCACAGATACCGGCCAGGTCTAACGCGCACCGGCTGACCAAGGTGGCGGCGCCGGAGCCCGACGAGAACGCAGCCGAGACACCCAGCTCGTCCACCGGCACAGAAGACTCGCAGCGCGACGTGGCCGAGCGCGCCGCTGAGGCGGATGAAGAGAGTTGCGGCGAAGAACAACTGGAACGGAG